A single genomic interval of Fibrobacter sp. UWB13 harbors:
- a CDS encoding type II toxin-antitoxin system HicB family antitoxin, protein MDYAAKIEKDKDMGYVVLFPDLPNVNAFGKTREEAIKQAKDALDGAMECDLDMGYSFVYPKTMPDANKDLVAIQLSPRIEVAYKIFEARRGKTKAEVAKAAGFTPQAYQRFETPKGTPTVETLYKIAAALGKKLEIKFA, encoded by the coding sequence ATGGATTACGCAGCAAAAATCGAAAAAGACAAAGACATGGGATACGTGGTTTTGTTTCCGGACCTACCGAACGTAAATGCATTTGGCAAAACTCGCGAAGAAGCTATTAAGCAGGCAAAAGACGCACTCGATGGAGCTATGGAATGTGACCTTGATATGGGCTATTCGTTCGTATACCCAAAGACAATGCCTGATGCAAACAAAGACCTTGTCGCCATCCAGCTATCTCCAAGAATTGAAGTTGCGTACAAAATTTTTGAAGCCCGCCGTGGCAAAACAAAAGCAGAAGTAGCAAAAGCAGCCGGATTCACGCCGCAAGCGTACCAGCGTTTTGAGACACCGAAAGGCACACCTACAGTAGAAACGCTCTACAAAATCGCAGCGGCACTAGGGAAAAAATTGGAAATCAAGTTCGCATAA
- a CDS encoding 3-isopropylmalate dehydratase small subunit 2, producing MNSIDIVKGSGVPVRGNDIDTDRIIPARFLKCVTFEGLGANAFADDIAGLAAQGKVHPFRDPAYKNGSILVSNQNFGCGSSREHAPQALKRWGIRAIIAESYSEIFFGNCVAIGVPCYKVSHEVADKILSWIEAHPSEELVTSTESRTLKMGDETIELTLADGPRGQFLDGSWHARSALMANADKVQELAAKLPYMNFLK from the coding sequence ATGAATTCTATCGACATTGTTAAAGGTTCCGGCGTTCCTGTACGCGGCAACGACATCGACACAGACCGTATCATCCCGGCACGCTTCCTCAAGTGCGTGACATTCGAAGGCCTTGGCGCAAACGCCTTTGCCGACGATATCGCTGGCCTCGCTGCTCAGGGCAAGGTCCACCCGTTCCGCGATCCGGCTTACAAGAACGGTTCCATCCTCGTCTCGAACCAGAACTTCGGTTGCGGTTCCAGCCGTGAACACGCTCCGCAGGCTCTCAAGCGCTGGGGCATCCGCGCCATCATCGCCGAAAGCTACTCCGAAATCTTCTTCGGTAACTGCGTGGCCATTGGCGTTCCTTGCTACAAGGTAAGCCACGAAGTTGCAGACAAGATCCTCTCCTGGATTGAAGCACACCCGAGCGAAGAACTCGTGACGAGCACCGAAAGCCGTACGCTCAAGATGGGTGACGAAACCATCGAGCTCACGCTTGCCGACGGCCCGCGCGGTCAGTTCCTCGACGGTTCCTGGCACGCACGTTCCGCCCTCATGGCCAACGCCGACAAGGTGCAGGAACTCGCTGCAAAGCTCCCGTACATGAACTTCTTAAAGTAA
- the leuC gene encoding 3-isopropylmalate dehydratase large subunit — protein sequence MGKSLYQKIFESHTVAKLPSGQCQLFIGLHLCHEVTSPQAFAQLREEGQKVLFPERTFATVDHIIPTTFPERNRPLQDGISEEMFSHIENNTKNNGIKFFGPATAEQGVIHIVGPEEGVTQPGMTVACGDSHTATHGAFGAIAFGIGTSQVADVLATQTLAMSPLKTRRIKFTGKLKPGVTAKDVALAYIAKLGVNGGVGYAYEFAGPVIEEMGMEGRMTVCNMAIEGGARVGYCNPDEKTFEYLKGRPYAPKADKWDEAVAYWKSVATDADAQFDDEVEINCDNLEPMVTWGITPAQAIPLNGNMPKINEFEGSEKKVISEAYEYMGWEEGCQMIGRPIDIAFVGSCTNGRLSDLQAAAEIIKGHKVAPTVKMWVVPGSMKIKVEAEQLGLDKIFKEAGAEWREAGCSLCLAMNPDKLKGRQVSASSSNRNFKGRQGSPTGRTILMSPAMVAAAAIEGKITDVRKYIK from the coding sequence ATGGGAAAATCACTCTATCAGAAAATTTTCGAAAGCCACACGGTAGCTAAGCTCCCGAGCGGCCAGTGCCAGCTCTTTATTGGGCTCCACCTCTGCCACGAAGTCACGAGCCCGCAGGCATTTGCGCAGCTCCGCGAAGAAGGTCAGAAGGTGCTGTTCCCGGAACGCACTTTTGCAACGGTCGACCACATTATCCCGACCACTTTCCCGGAACGCAACCGCCCGCTCCAGGACGGCATTTCCGAAGAGATGTTCTCCCATATCGAAAACAACACCAAGAATAACGGCATCAAGTTCTTTGGCCCCGCAACCGCTGAACAGGGCGTGATCCACATCGTAGGCCCGGAAGAAGGCGTTACGCAGCCGGGTATGACCGTTGCCTGCGGTGACTCCCACACGGCAACGCACGGTGCATTCGGTGCTATCGCATTCGGTATCGGCACAAGCCAGGTGGCAGATGTTCTCGCCACCCAGACGCTCGCCATGAGCCCCTTGAAGACTCGCCGCATCAAGTTCACCGGCAAGCTCAAGCCGGGTGTGACCGCCAAGGACGTTGCCCTTGCTTACATCGCTAAGCTCGGCGTGAACGGTGGCGTTGGCTACGCTTACGAATTTGCCGGTCCGGTCATCGAAGAAATGGGCATGGAAGGCCGTATGACGGTCTGCAACATGGCTATCGAAGGCGGCGCCCGCGTCGGTTACTGCAACCCCGACGAAAAGACTTTTGAATACCTCAAGGGCCGTCCGTACGCCCCGAAGGCTGACAAGTGGGACGAAGCCGTTGCTTACTGGAAGTCCGTCGCTACCGACGCCGACGCACAGTTTGACGACGAAGTCGAAATCAACTGCGACAACCTCGAACCGATGGTCACCTGGGGTATCACTCCGGCTCAGGCCATCCCGCTCAACGGCAACATGCCGAAGATCAACGAATTCGAAGGCAGCGAAAAGAAGGTCATTTCCGAAGCTTATGAATACATGGGCTGGGAAGAAGGCTGCCAGATGATTGGCCGCCCGATTGACATCGCTTTCGTGGGTAGCTGCACTAACGGTCGCCTCTCCGACTTGCAGGCCGCCGCCGAAATCATCAAGGGCCACAAGGTCGCTCCGACCGTCAAGATGTGGGTCGTTCCGGGTTCCATGAAGATCAAGGTGGAAGCAGAACAGCTCGGTCTCGACAAGATTTTCAAGGAAGCCGGTGCCGAATGGCGCGAAGCAGGCTGCTCTCTCTGCCTCGCCATGAACCCGGATAAGCTCAAGGGTCGCCAGGTCAGCGCAAGCTCCAGCAACCGTAACTTCAAGGGTCGCCAGGGCAGCCCGACGGGCCGCACCATCCTCATGAGCCCCGCCATGGTGGCTGCAGCCGCCATCGAAGGCAAGATTACCGACGTCCGCAAGTACATCAAGTAA
- a CDS encoding M23 family metallopeptidase, giving the protein MQRKVLESLYNQGGFTLFAISDEEALPTEALQKFALALNAGARFVVIDFTGKRPLEGNAPIQAGDLSKKILTAEDINHISSSDTNITITGTNALPTSDSEFRTLYHNIKSLEKIAPQVIGIISTEQVENVGHLVSMARLLMMHVTPMSMKSAASFIEDVKEAQKIEILWLSKERPARRAYPKASKAIRRNAKATKEAFALDFQKNPEELAKVVKKLHKVSILVKNPLDGFPRIIRNLFPLLLIAVIIAPFLFVTDIDRSDSNLRDRIQERNQLSVAPSFEYTFDGVENIQRIARYAIGRFDAIITNDKMIKNYVAKTLEDNGFGVTAWEKGSLNIPPKGTTLRFSRPDEIKRPASADTIGAAWKYWTSVISDSIAYITEFYHETATATQRKHNGIDVASRQGARILAPYGAKAWTSRDERGGVIIALVRKQDVILFMHCDKLLYLNGQEVMPGDPIATVGTTGHTTGPHAHIVTGLVSKKGKKRIGNVRYDVIDPIKWFYKFKPTSK; this is encoded by the coding sequence ATGCAAAGAAAGGTCCTAGAAAGCCTTTACAACCAAGGCGGGTTCACGCTTTTCGCCATTTCAGACGAAGAAGCGTTGCCCACAGAAGCCTTGCAAAAATTCGCACTGGCACTTAACGCCGGTGCGCGTTTTGTTGTAATTGACTTTACCGGGAAGCGCCCCCTTGAAGGGAACGCCCCCATCCAAGCCGGAGACCTTTCAAAAAAAATCCTTACCGCCGAAGATATTAACCACATTTCGTCTTCGGACACAAACATCACTATCACGGGCACCAACGCCCTCCCCACTTCTGATAGTGAATTCCGCACGCTCTACCACAACATCAAGAGTCTCGAAAAGATAGCCCCGCAAGTCATCGGCATCATTTCGACAGAACAGGTAGAAAACGTCGGACACCTCGTCTCTATGGCGCGCCTTTTGATGATGCATGTGACGCCAATGTCCATGAAATCGGCAGCGTCATTCATAGAAGACGTCAAAGAAGCTCAAAAAATCGAGATTTTGTGGCTTTCCAAGGAACGCCCCGCCCGCAGAGCATACCCCAAGGCAAGCAAGGCTATCCGCCGTAACGCAAAAGCCACCAAGGAAGCTTTCGCCCTCGACTTCCAGAAAAATCCGGAAGAACTCGCCAAAGTCGTCAAGAAACTCCATAAAGTTTCCATTCTCGTCAAAAATCCACTCGACGGATTCCCGAGAATCATCCGCAACCTGTTCCCGCTCTTGCTCATCGCGGTCATCATCGCCCCGTTCCTCTTTGTCACGGACATCGACAGGAGTGATTCCAACCTCCGCGACCGCATCCAGGAAAGAAACCAACTTTCTGTAGCCCCGTCGTTCGAATACACCTTCGACGGAGTGGAAAACATACAGCGCATAGCCCGTTACGCCATCGGACGATTCGACGCCATCATCACAAACGACAAGATGATCAAGAATTACGTGGCAAAAACACTTGAAGACAACGGATTCGGCGTGACCGCCTGGGAAAAAGGCAGCCTGAACATCCCGCCCAAGGGAACAACGCTGCGCTTCTCGCGTCCAGACGAAATCAAGCGCCCTGCATCGGCAGATACCATCGGCGCCGCCTGGAAATACTGGACATCCGTCATTTCGGATAGCATCGCCTACATCACGGAATTTTATCACGAAACCGCCACCGCAACACAGAGAAAGCACAACGGCATAGACGTCGCCAGCCGCCAGGGAGCCCGCATTTTAGCCCCGTATGGCGCCAAAGCCTGGACCAGCCGCGATGAACGTGGAGGCGTGATTATTGCACTCGTCCGTAAGCAAGACGTTATCTTGTTTATGCACTGCGACAAGCTCCTTTATTTGAACGGTCAGGAAGTCATGCCAGGCGACCCCATTGCGACAGTCGGCACCACAGGGCACACCACCGGACCGCACGCCCATATCGTTACAGGGCTTGTGAGCAAGAAGGGAAAAAAGAGAATCGGGAACGTCCGCTACGATGTAATCGACCCAATAAAGTGGTTTTACAAGTTCAAGCCGACTTCCAAATAA
- a CDS encoding tandem-95 repeat protein translates to MNKLKRSMATLIASASVIATSSFAQNPAPAPQAAPAAAPVNEPAPEPAPAVANEAPQVSGIPGESIMEGGTFSKIKLDNFVSDDTDQPSQIRWKVSGNKNLKVTITPDHTVEIATPSPLWNGSEDLTFTATDSRGASSSETVNFSVESVNNPPVVSQIPSQVITEGQQFTKIRLDDFVNDPDHKKDLITWDTEVVPAGGAQADGDLSVTIDAGRVATIVVPDKHWYGAARIKFIANDPDYGSDNKTAAFTVQPVNDPPTFTKKIPDQVIEEKNQFDMISLADYVTDPDDDPMKLNWTVTGNKDLKIEVDKYGSAIVTLPNENWNGQERVTFTVTDAAGASAKQDVLFKVSSINDPPEFVQNIPDQTIDEKQEFAPIQLGQYVKDPDHRIEMLKWAVAGAKDLKVSVSGGVATIRIPNKMWNGSESIKFKATDPDGASAECEAMFTVNSVNDLPKFIRPIPNQNINEKQQFTKIKLDDFVKDEDHKNSELSWDVEVKHQGPMPETGTLNVTIDDQHVATVEIPDPSWFGNTVATFTVMDPEGGSAKQDVALNVRSVNDPPVFKKIPDQSVEEKNEFSSFILDDYLSDADHDFSKLKVEVTGNRDLKVNIDNRSHEVSVKIPHDQWNGTETLMFTATDPEGARATTSAKFTVKAINDPPVMKDIREQTVKEKGEFQPIELDNFVEDLDHAKNRLKWTITGNKELKVAMDGARVVRITPPSPQWHGAEALTFKVCDPDNACDERTANFTVESVNDVPMFVKQVMPQTIREKGQFQPIKLADMVKDLDNKLSDLSFSVSSKPAAGSKKRESELKVNIDANKVATIVIPNKFWNGAEEITFTVTDPEGAKASSTALFTVESVNDLPEIKQVADQTIQEKGEFTPFNVSELVSDPDDRFESLKIDFTGNKDLKVDMSKAGIVTVKTPNKMWNGSEKVTFTVTDPSGAKARTTATFTVVSVNDPPVMKEIASQTIKEKGSFKPIELDNYVEDLDHAKNRLKWKIEGNKELRVAMDATHKVTVTPPNASWNGSEKLRFTVTDPDGASDSKEVTFTVESVNDAPEFVRDLRDQSIDEKKQFQPIKLADFVKDPDHKISELKWTFKVSPISQGSSKKKGNDEPAGETLRVQVGADQVANIIIPNKYWHGAANITFTATDPEGASASKTARFEVRSVNDAPVIAKDAPTGETILEGGRFKTILLSSLAEDPDHPASSLKWEVTGNRDLKVDVRKDNTVIISVPDKQWSGKENLTFSVTDPEGAYARHKMLFEVTRVNDPPAFVKRIPDQKIKEKETFKQIKLDEFVKDPDNKPNELRWRITGAKQLKAEISASRVLTVTAPNKDFWCAPEMMMLEVSDPDGAKTSQTITFEIVSVNDPPVLRDIPPQKIREKGQFKDIDLSKFVRDPDNTMEQLSWGVKVQKVGEPAKKSKKGKKGKNDDDEEEEVVKDAFSVVIYKGGLAHINIADPHWHGERNVVFTVKDPDGATDSKTVNFVVESVNDAPVIRPILAQTIMEKEHFEPIDLTKFVSDPDHPTSSLKFEVAPTRALKATINAKKQLVVTTPDKYWNGSEKIRLDVTDPEGARASQQIEFNVTPVNDPPTIIKHLGDQKIKEKERFAPVDLAKIVNDPDNKPNELKWTVSGNKDLVVDIKNGRASITTPNPNWNGKETLVFTVMDPAGDKQSTKATFEVIPVNDPPKFKPIPPQVIEEKKTFPAINLAQYVVDPDNSIDELKWSIDGENPFASAAPAKAKHNKKDKKKKKAKKHEEEAPAPTFGKHELKYNISDKGILTVEIPNKYWNGSESVTINVYDPSKEKASIEVRFTVKSVNDAPVVKEIPGQTTLEGKAFKSINLDDFVTDPDHKKNEIRWKVSGAKNLDVRINANRVAEIKPRRDNWFGDETIIFTATDPAGASDKSVVKFIVKHVNAAPVMRDIPDFTIRENQNEGVIATIKLDQYARDKDHNFEDLKWKFTGQKQLQVTYDKSKKTVIVAQPYSHWKGKPERITFTVTDPEGATAHKTATFTVIAVNNAPETKPLSYQTREGEVLKVPAATGLMSAAKDPDGDKLESVKTVMKPRNGRIVLNEKNGSFEYTPNKGFSGIDEFTYKVFDPSGLGSKVTNVEISVQFKPKDVRGNNANKKKK, encoded by the coding sequence ATGAATAAACTGAAAAGGTCCATGGCGACCTTGATAGCTTCTGCTAGTGTTATAGCAACATCATCGTTTGCGCAAAATCCAGCACCTGCTCCACAAGCGGCACCTGCTGCAGCCCCTGTAAATGAACCCGCTCCCGAACCCGCACCGGCGGTTGCCAATGAAGCTCCCCAGGTTAGCGGCATTCCTGGCGAATCCATTATGGAAGGCGGTACATTTTCGAAGATTAAACTCGACAACTTTGTCTCGGACGACACGGACCAGCCCTCGCAGATCCGTTGGAAGGTCAGCGGCAACAAGAACTTAAAGGTGACGATTACTCCGGACCATACGGTTGAAATTGCAACTCCAAGTCCGCTTTGGAACGGCTCCGAAGACTTGACCTTTACGGCAACGGACTCCAGAGGTGCTAGTTCTTCTGAAACGGTGAACTTCTCTGTCGAATCCGTGAACAATCCGCCGGTCGTATCTCAAATCCCAAGCCAGGTGATTACGGAAGGCCAGCAGTTCACGAAGATTCGCTTGGATGACTTTGTTAATGACCCGGACCACAAGAAAGACCTGATTACATGGGATACCGAAGTTGTTCCGGCTGGTGGCGCACAGGCCGACGGCGATTTGTCTGTAACAATTGATGCTGGTCGCGTTGCAACGATTGTGGTTCCTGACAAGCACTGGTATGGTGCTGCAAGAATCAAGTTTATTGCTAATGACCCGGATTACGGTAGCGATAATAAGACCGCTGCATTTACGGTCCAGCCTGTGAACGACCCTCCGACATTCACGAAGAAGATTCCTGACCAGGTCATTGAAGAAAAGAACCAGTTCGACATGATTTCCCTTGCGGACTATGTCACTGACCCGGATGACGATCCGATGAAGCTCAATTGGACTGTGACGGGTAATAAGGACTTGAAGATTGAAGTCGACAAGTACGGTTCTGCCATTGTGACGCTCCCGAACGAAAACTGGAACGGTCAGGAACGCGTGACGTTTACGGTGACTGACGCTGCCGGTGCTTCTGCAAAGCAGGACGTTTTGTTCAAAGTAAGCTCCATTAACGACCCTCCGGAGTTTGTCCAAAATATTCCTGACCAGACGATTGATGAAAAGCAGGAATTTGCTCCGATTCAGTTGGGGCAGTATGTCAAGGATCCGGACCACCGCATCGAAATGCTCAAGTGGGCTGTTGCAGGTGCTAAGGACCTGAAGGTTTCTGTTTCTGGCGGTGTGGCTACAATCCGCATTCCGAACAAAATGTGGAATGGCTCTGAATCCATCAAGTTCAAGGCCACGGACCCGGATGGCGCTTCTGCTGAATGCGAAGCCATGTTCACGGTCAATTCCGTGAATGACTTGCCGAAGTTCATTCGCCCGATTCCGAACCAGAACATCAACGAAAAGCAACAGTTCACCAAGATCAAGCTTGATGACTTTGTCAAGGATGAAGACCACAAGAATTCCGAACTCTCCTGGGATGTCGAAGTCAAGCACCAGGGCCCGATGCCGGAAACGGGTACGCTCAACGTAACGATTGATGACCAGCATGTGGCTACTGTTGAAATCCCGGACCCGAGCTGGTTTGGCAATACGGTCGCTACGTTCACTGTGATGGACCCGGAAGGTGGTTCTGCAAAGCAGGATGTCGCCCTTAACGTGCGTTCTGTGAACGATCCTCCGGTATTCAAGAAGATTCCGGACCAGTCTGTTGAAGAAAAGAACGAATTTTCTTCGTTTATCTTGGATGACTACTTGAGCGATGCTGACCACGATTTCTCCAAGCTCAAAGTCGAAGTCACTGGCAATCGCGATCTTAAGGTCAATATCGATAACAGATCTCATGAAGTTTCTGTGAAGATTCCGCACGACCAGTGGAACGGTACGGAAACATTGATGTTTACGGCTACTGACCCGGAAGGCGCTCGTGCAACGACCTCTGCCAAGTTTACGGTCAAGGCTATTAACGATCCTCCGGTCATGAAGGATATCCGTGAACAGACCGTTAAGGAAAAGGGCGAATTCCAGCCGATCGAACTCGACAACTTTGTTGAAGACCTTGACCATGCCAAGAATCGCCTAAAGTGGACGATTACGGGTAATAAGGAACTCAAGGTGGCTATGGATGGTGCTCGCGTTGTCCGTATTACGCCGCCGTCTCCGCAGTGGCATGGTGCCGAAGCTTTGACGTTCAAGGTTTGCGACCCGGATAACGCTTGCGACGAACGCACGGCAAACTTCACAGTGGAATCCGTGAATGACGTTCCGATGTTTGTCAAGCAGGTCATGCCGCAGACGATCCGTGAAAAGGGTCAGTTCCAGCCGATTAAGCTTGCAGACATGGTGAAGGACTTGGATAACAAGCTTTCTGACCTCTCGTTCTCTGTTTCTAGCAAGCCGGCTGCCGGTTCCAAGAAGAGAGAATCTGAACTCAAGGTCAATATCGATGCAAACAAGGTTGCAACGATTGTCATTCCGAACAAGTTCTGGAACGGTGCTGAAGAAATCACGTTTACCGTAACGGACCCGGAAGGCGCCAAGGCTTCTTCTACGGCTCTCTTTACTGTCGAATCTGTGAACGACCTCCCGGAAATCAAGCAGGTGGCAGACCAGACCATTCAGGAAAAGGGTGAATTCACTCCGTTCAACGTGTCTGAACTCGTGTCTGACCCGGATGACCGCTTTGAAAGCTTGAAGATTGACTTTACGGGCAATAAGGACCTCAAGGTCGATATGTCCAAGGCCGGTATTGTGACGGTCAAGACTCCGAACAAGATGTGGAACGGTTCTGAAAAGGTGACGTTCACGGTGACGGACCCGTCTGGTGCCAAGGCTCGTACGACTGCAACATTTACGGTTGTGTCTGTGAATGACCCGCCGGTTATGAAGGAAATTGCAAGCCAGACCATCAAGGAAAAGGGCTCCTTCAAGCCGATCGAACTTGACAACTACGTTGAAGACCTTGACCACGCCAAGAATCGCCTCAAGTGGAAGATTGAAGGCAACAAGGAACTCCGCGTTGCTATGGATGCAACTCACAAGGTAACGGTGACTCCGCCGAATGCTAGCTGGAATGGTTCTGAAAAGCTCCGCTTCACGGTAACGGACCCGGATGGCGCCTCGGATAGCAAGGAAGTGACTTTCACGGTTGAATCTGTGAACGACGCTCCGGAATTTGTGCGCGATCTCCGCGACCAGTCGATTGACGAAAAGAAGCAGTTCCAGCCGATCAAGCTTGCTGACTTCGTGAAGGATCCGGACCACAAGATTAGCGAACTCAAGTGGACTTTCAAGGTTAGCCCGATTAGCCAGGGCTCTTCGAAGAAGAAGGGCAACGATGAACCTGCAGGTGAAACGCTCCGCGTTCAGGTGGGCGCTGACCAGGTGGCAAATATCATTATCCCGAACAAGTACTGGCATGGTGCTGCAAATATCACGTTTACGGCTACTGACCCGGAAGGTGCTTCTGCAAGCAAGACGGCTCGCTTTGAAGTGCGCTCCGTCAACGACGCTCCGGTCATTGCCAAGGACGCTCCGACGGGTGAAACTATTCTCGAAGGTGGCCGCTTTAAGACTATCCTCCTCTCATCTCTTGCCGAAGACCCGGACCATCCGGCATCTTCCTTGAAGTGGGAAGTTACTGGCAATCGTGACCTTAAGGTGGATGTCCGCAAGGACAACACTGTGATCATTTCTGTTCCGGATAAACAGTGGAGTGGCAAGGAAAACCTCACGTTCTCCGTGACGGACCCGGAAGGCGCTTATGCTCGCCATAAGATGCTCTTTGAAGTGACTCGCGTGAACGATCCTCCTGCATTCGTGAAGAGAATTCCGGACCAGAAGATCAAGGAAAAGGAAACCTTCAAGCAGATTAAGCTCGATGAATTCGTGAAGGACCCGGACAACAAGCCGAATGAACTCCGCTGGAGAATCACAGGTGCAAAGCAGCTCAAGGCTGAAATCTCTGCAAGCCGCGTGCTTACGGTGACGGCTCCGAACAAGGATTTCTGGTGCGCTCCTGAAATGATGATGCTCGAAGTGAGCGACCCGGATGGTGCAAAGACTTCTCAGACCATTACGTTTGAAATTGTGTCCGTGAACGATCCTCCGGTCTTGAGAGATATCCCGCCGCAGAAGATTCGCGAAAAGGGCCAGTTCAAGGATATTGACCTGAGCAAGTTTGTCCGTGACCCGGATAACACCATGGAGCAGCTCTCCTGGGGTGTCAAGGTCCAGAAGGTTGGCGAACCTGCCAAGAAGAGCAAGAAGGGTAAGAAGGGCAAGAATGATGACGACGAGGAAGAAGAAGTCGTCAAGGATGCATTTAGCGTTGTGATTTATAAGGGCGGTCTCGCTCATATCAACATTGCCGACCCGCATTGGCATGGCGAACGCAACGTGGTGTTCACCGTGAAGGACCCGGATGGTGCAACTGATTCCAAGACCGTTAACTTTGTTGTGGAATCTGTGAATGACGCTCCGGTGATCAGACCGATTCTTGCTCAGACTATCATGGAAAAGGAACACTTTGAACCGATTGATTTGACCAAGTTTGTTTCTGACCCGGATCATCCGACAAGCTCTTTGAAGTTCGAAGTGGCTCCGACACGCGCTCTCAAGGCTACGATCAATGCAAAGAAGCAGCTTGTGGTGACGACTCCGGACAAGTACTGGAACGGTTCTGAAAAGATTCGTCTCGATGTGACTGACCCTGAAGGCGCAAGAGCTTCTCAGCAGATTGAATTTAATGTGACTCCGGTGAACGACCCGCCGACGATTATCAAGCATCTTGGCGACCAGAAGATCAAGGAAAAGGAAAGATTCGCTCCGGTGGATCTTGCTAAGATCGTGAATGACCCGGATAACAAGCCGAATGAACTCAAGTGGACTGTTTCTGGAAACAAGGATCTCGTTGTAGATATCAAGAACGGCCGTGCAAGCATCACGACGCCGAACCCGAACTGGAACGGCAAGGAAACGCTCGTGTTCACGGTAATGGACCCGGCTGGCGACAAGCAGTCTACCAAGGCTACGTTCGAAGTCATTCCGGTGAACGATCCGCCGAAGTTTAAGCCGATTCCGCCGCAGGTCATCGAAGAAAAGAAGACCTTCCCGGCTATCAACTTGGCTCAGTATGTTGTTGACCCGGATAACAGCATCGATGAACTCAAGTGGTCTATCGATGGCGAAAATCCGTTTGCTTCTGCAGCTCCTGCAAAGGCTAAGCACAACAAGAAGGATAAGAAGAAAAAGAAGGCTAAGAAGCACGAAGAAGAAGCTCCGGCTCCGACTTTTGGCAAGCATGAACTGAAGTACAACATCAGCGATAAGGGTATTCTCACTGTTGAAATCCCGAACAAGTACTGGAACGGTAGTGAATCGGTGACCATCAACGTGTATGACCCGAGCAAGGAAAAGGCTTCTATTGAAGTGCGCTTTACGGTGAAGTCCGTGAACGATGCTCCGGTTGTAAAGGAAATCCCGGGTCAGACGACTCTCGAAGGCAAGGCATTCAAGTCTATCAATTTGGATGACTTCGTTACAGATCCGGACCACAAGAAGAACGAAATCCGCTGGAAGGTCTCTGGCGCTAAGAACCTCGACGTGAGAATCAACGCCAACCGTGTTGCTGAAATCAAGCCGAGAAGAGACAACTGGTTCGGTGATGAAACCATCATCTTTACGGCTACTGACCCGGCTGGCGCCTCTGACAAGTCTGTCGTGAAGTTCATCGTGAAGCATGTGAATGCCGCTCCGGTGATGCGCGATATTCCTGACTTTACCATCAGGGAAAATCAGAATGAAGGCGTGATTGCAACGATTAAGCTTGACCAGTATGCCCGCGATAAGGACCACAACTTCGAAGACCTCAAGTGGAAATTCACGGGTCAGAAACAGTTGCAGGTGACTTACGACAAGTCTAAGAAGACTGTGATTGTGGCTCAGCCGTACTCTCACTGGAAGGGCAAGCCGGAACGCATTACGTTCACGGTCACCGACCCGGAAGGCGCAACGGCTCATAAGACGGCTACATTTACGGTGATTGCTGTGAATAACGCTCCGGAAACGAAGCCGCTCTCTTACCAGACTCGCGAAGGTGAAGTGCTCAAGGTCCCGGCTGCAACAGGCCTCATGTCTGCTGCTAAGGATCCGGATGGCGACAAGCTTGAATCCGTGAAGACGGTGATGAAGCCGCGCAATGGTCGAATTGTCTTGAACGAAAAGAACGGTTCCTTCGAATACACCCCGAACAAGGGCTTCTCTGGAATCGACGAATTTACGTACAAGGTGTTTGACCCGTCTGGACTCGGTTCCAAGGTGACGAACGTGGAAATTAGCGTTCAGTTCAAGCCGAAGGATGTCCGCGGAAATAACGCTAACAAGAAAAAGAAATAA
- a CDS encoding DNA-deoxyinosine glycosylase, which yields MATKKSQTRTAKNMRTRVTHEFPALFDDNSEVLLLGSIPSPKSREQGFYYGHPQNRFWKVLASVLNEPLPATIDEKKAMLLKHYIALWDVLDSCTIIGASDTSIEDVVPNDIASLLAQTKIKRIFCTGATAHKLYEKYCEAATGIKAVKLPSTSPANCAVKFEKLVEAYKAIQSV from the coding sequence ATGGCAACAAAGAAGTCGCAAACTAGAACCGCAAAGAATATGAGGACTCGGGTAACGCATGAGTTTCCCGCACTTTTCGACGATAACTCGGAAGTTCTTTTGCTCGGTTCCATCCCCTCGCCCAAATCGCGCGAACAGGGGTTTTATTACGGGCATCCGCAAAACCGCTTTTGGAAAGTTCTCGCCAGCGTCTTGAACGAGCCACTCCCCGCGACCATCGACGAAAAAAAAGCGATGCTTTTGAAGCACTACATTGCACTTTGGGACGTTCTCGACAGCTGCACCATCATCGGAGCAAGCGACACAAGCATCGAAGACGTTGTGCCAAACGACATTGCCTCGCTCCTCGCCCAAACGAAAATCAAGCGAATCTTTTGCACAGGCGCCACCGCCCATAAGCTCTACGAAAAATACTGCGAAGCAGCCACCGGAATCAAGGCCGTGAAACTCCCCTCCACCTCCCCCGCCAACTGTGCCGTCAAATTCGAAAAGCTCGTAGAAGCGTATAAAGCCATACAATCCGTTTAA